The genomic interval GCGTCGTGCCGCCGCCGGAGATCAGCACGCCCAGCCGCGGGCGCCGGACGGCGGGCGGGAGCCGCAGCGGCGGGGTAGAAGGGGCGTCGCTGCTCATGTCCGCAAGCTACCGATGCCCGACCCCGCGCCCCGAACCCGCCTCGCGCCCTCGCCCACAGGCGCTCTTCATCTCGGCAACGCCCGGACCTTCCTCGTGAACTGGGCCCTCGCGCGGAAGCGCGGCTGGCGGATCCTCCTGCGCGTCGAGGACCTCGACACCCCGCGGACGCGGGAAGGCGCCGCGGAGCAGGCGATCGACGACCTCCGCTACCTCGGCCTCGATTGGGACGAAGGCCCGGCCTACCAGTCGCCGCTGCTCGGCACGGAGGGCCCCTACGCGGCGGCGCTGCGGCGGCTCCGCGACGCCGGCCACACGTACCCGTGCCCGGCGACGCGGCGTGACCTGGAGGCGGCGAGCGCCCCCCACGAGGGCGACCCGCACGAGCTGCGGTATCCGAATCTCTGGCGGCCGCCCGCCCCGCCGCTTCCCGCGGGCGTGCCGCTGGCGGAGCGGCTGATCGTCCCGCCGGGCGGGGTCGCCTTCGTCGACGCGGTGGCCGGTCCGCGTGCCTTCGACGTCGGCGGGACCGTCGGCGACTTCCTGCTCTGGACCAAGGCCGGCCTGCCCAGCTACCAGCTCGCGGTCGTGGTCGACGACGCGCGGCAGGGGGTCACCCACGTCGTCCGCGGCAACGACCTCCTGCCCTCGACGTCCCGGCAGGTCCTCCTCTACCAACGCCTGGGCTTGGGCCCGCCTCCCGCGTGGTTCCACCTCCCGCTGGTCCGCGGCGAGGATGGCCGCCGGCTGGCCAAGCGGCACGGCGACACCCGCCTCGCGTCGTACCGTGAGGCCGGCGTTCCCGGCGAGCGGGTGGTTGCGCTGCTCGCCCGCTGGAGCGGGATGCCCGCCGAGCTCGCGGGCGAGGCGATGACCGCCGCGGCCTTTGCGCACGCCTTCGAGCTCCGGGACCTGCCCGCCGATGACGTCACGTTCACCCGAGAGGATCACGCATGGCTGACCGACGCCGCGACCTGAAGCACCGCACCGGGTCACGGAGCCACGGCCCCGGGGCGTCCACGCGGTGGCGGCCCGCGGCCCGCGAACACGGCGACGGACGCAGCTCGCGCGTGGAGCCTCCGGGGCCGCGTCGCGGCGCGGCCGCTCCGCCTGCGGGCGCCAAGCCGCCACGGGCTGCCCGGGCGCGGGCGGTCGGCCCGAGGACACGCGTTGCGCTCGGGGCCGCCGCGTTCTGCGTGCTGCTGGGTCTGGTCGGCGCGGGCATCGGTTGCGACCGCGGCCCCGCGGCCGCCGTGGCCGTCGCACCCGACACGGTGGAGGCGACGATCGGCGGCCGCTCCTTCACGCTGCAGACCGCCGTCACCGAGGAGCAGCGATACCGCGGGCTCTCCGGCGTCGCCAGCCTCCCGCCCGGCGGCGGCATGGTGTTCGCATTCCCCGACGCGGCGCCGCGTGCGTTCGTGATGCGGGACTGCTTGATCCCGCTGGACATCGTCTTCCTCGATCCCGGCGGGCGCGTCATCCGCACCGCTCACATGCCGCTCGAGCCCGCGGGCACGCCGGAGCGCTCGCTGCCGCGGTACGAGAGCGGCTACCCGAGCCAGTTCGTGATCGAGCTGGCCGGGGGCACGCTCGAGACGCTGCGGCTCGTGGCGGGCGACGCGGTCGGCCTGCCCTACGAAGCGCTCCGGGCCGCGGCGGAGTAGGCGGCGCCGCGGATAGCGGGCTCGGCGGCCGCCGCCGCCCGGCGGTCCGCGGGGGCGCCGCTGGGTCTCAAGCCGGCTCCCCCGGTCGCCGATCCACGGCGGTGCGGCCGCTCGCCGCCGCTCCGCTGCCCCCCGCGACCGCCGCATGCACCCGCCCCAGCTGCTCATCCTCGAGTCCGACGACGCCGCTCCCGGGGCCTACGGCCGCATCGGCCTCCGCCACGCGCTCCGGCGTGCGGGCCTGCCGCCGTCGGCCTGCCGCGTCCAGCGGCTCGGGGACTTCCTCTCGCGAGAAGCGACGCCGGCCAGCGCCGCCGGCTTCGCCGCCTGGCTGATCACCGGGCCCGCGACCCCCGCCGCCAGCGTGGACGAGGCGGTGGAACGCCTCGCGGCGCTGCACGCGCCGGTCGCCCTGACGCGGCAGCTCCGCAGCGGCGAGCGGGCCGCGGCCCCGGGGGAGGCCGTCATCGAGCTCGACCCCCGCACGCCGCTCGAAGCCACCGCGGCCGTCCTGGCCGCGCTCGCGCAGCAGGCCCGCCCCCAGGCGGCGCTCGCCGCCGAGCGTCACCTGCTCAAGCGGCAGCACGACGGGCTCAGCAAAGAGATGTCGCGGCTGAACGAAGAGCTGCGCATGGCGATGAAGATCCAGCGGGGCTTCCTGCCGGACGACGTGCCCGGCTTCGGCCCGCTGAGCGTCGGCGTGATGTGGCGACCGGCGGGCTACGTCGGCGGCGACCTCTACGACGTCGTCCGCCTCGACGAGCACCACGTGGGCGTCTTCGTCGTCGACGCGGTCGGGCACGGGATCCCCGCGGCGCTGATGTCGATCTACATCCGCCAGATCCTCAAGCAGCGCGAGCTGACACCCGGCCGGGGCGGCGGCTACCGCCTGATCGAGCCCGGCGAAACGCTCCGACGCCTCAACGAGCACCTCCTCGATCTCGGCCACGGAGCGACGGCGCTGGCCACCGCCGTCGTCGGGGTGCTCGACACCCGCAGCGGAGAGCTGCGCGTCGCCCGCGCGGGCCACCCCCTGCCGCTGCTGCTCCGCCGCGGCGAGCCCGCCGAGGTGATCGGCCCCGAGGGCCCGATGCTCGGCGTCTTCGCCTGCGAGCACTTCGACCAGCAAACGCTGCGGCTGCGCGACGGCGACCGGCTGCTCCTCTACAGCGACGGCTTCGAGCTCGCGTTCCCGAACCCCGAGCGGCCCGGCGATGCACCCGGCCGCCTCCGCGCCAGCGAGCGGTACGTCGAGGAGTTCGGGACCTTCGCCGACGCTCCCGCCGATGAGGCGATGCAGCGCTTCCGCGACCGCCTCGAAGCCGAAACCGGTTCCCTGCACCCGCCGGACGATCTCACCCTGGTCTGCCTGGCGGTGGACGGGGCGTGGGGGGACGAGGCGGCGTTGCGGGCGGCGGCGTAGTGGAGAAGTGGGGAAGCGAAGAAGCGAAGAAGCGAAGAAGCGAAGAAGCGAAGAAGTGAAGAAGCGAGGAAGCGGAGAAGCGGAGAAGCGGAGAAGTGGGGAAGTGAGGCATTGAGGATGCGAGGGGGTGGGGGGTTGGCGGGGTGAGGGAGAGAGGGAGCGGGGGTTGGAGCGGGGGGTGCGGCTTCGGCGTGGCCTAGCGTCCGCTCATGCCCGATCTCGACGACATCGCCGCCCGCTTCGCGGAAGACCGTTACCTGCTCCGCCGGAAGTTCTTTCGGATCTTCGGCGGGGGCTTCCACCTCTACGGCGAGGACGGCGAGCTGAAGCTGTACACGGAGATGAAGCGTTTCAAGCTCCGCGAGGACATCCGGCTCTACAGCGACGAGTCCATGGAGACCGAGATCCTGAAGATCTCGACCAAGAGCATCTTCGACATCTCCGGCAGCTACGCGGTAGTAGACACCCTCTCCGGCGAGACCGTCGGCGGGCTGCGGCGCAAGGGGCTCAAGAGCTTCTTCAAGGACGAGTGGGTCATCCTCGACGAGCACGGCGAGGACCTGGGCAGCATCAAGGAGGACGGCACCTTCCGCGCCCTCGCCCGCCGGGCGCTCGATGCCGCCGCCATCCTGATGCCGCAGGGCTTCCACGTCGAGATCGGCGGCGCCCCGGTTGCGACCTTCAAGCAGCAGTTCAACCCCTTCATCCAGAAGCTCGACCTCGACTTCACGCCCGACACGAGCGGCAGACTCGACCGGCGCTTGGGGCTGGCCGCGGCGGTGCTGATCCTGGCGATCGAGGGGAAGCAGGGGTAAGGATCGACCGCCCGCAGAGGCGGTCCGGGGGTGGCGCACGGTGCGCTAGCGTCGCGCGATGAAGCCCATCTCCCACGACCCCGACCGCGGCTTCGACGGCCGCTGGCTGGTCGCCGCCACGCTCTCGCTGTTCGTGATCGTGCCGCTGTTCGTGTGGACCTTGTTCGCGCTGGTCCGCCCCGGCGGCGTCGCGCCCACGCCCGAGCCGCTCGTGTACGCCGCGCGGGAGACGTGGCCCGCCTTCGCGGTCACCCCCGAGAGCCTGGAGCGCGAGATGATGTCGCGGGCCCGCACGAACGAGCGTTACGTCGATCTGCCCTTCGATCCGAGCGTGGAGCAGGAGCGGGCGATCGCCGAAGCGGTGGCGATGGCGGAGCGGCCCGACTTCCTGGCGGCGGAAGGGCTCGAGCCGCGGCTCGCAGCCCTCGCCCGCGACGCCGGCTTCTACGCCGATGCCCTGCTCGCCCTGCGGGCCCAGCACCGCGGGGATGCCGCGGAGGCCGAGGCCGCCTGGGCTCGCGCCTTCCTTGCGGCTCCCGCCGCCGCCCACCAGCGCGTGCTCCGCGGCGACGGCTCCCGCGCCGCGGGGGCCGAGGTCGGCACCGTCGGCTTCACCTTCGACCGCATCACCGATGAAGACACCATCGACCCGAGCCTGCGCCTCGTGTTCCCCGGCGTCGCCGCCGACGCCAACGGCCTCTGGGTGCTGCCGATCTTCAAGTCGATCTTCCGCGTCACCGACCCCCCGGCCGCCGCTCCGGGCCGCGGCGGTCCGGACACCTACGGCCCCGACGCCACCTTGACCTTCCCCGGCCGCGTCGGCGACCTCGGGGACCTCGTCCTGCTACGCTGACGCTCCCGGCCGTGTGCCCGAGTGGACCAAGGGGGCGCATTGCAAATGCGCTTGCGTCAGCAATCGTGGGTTCGAATCCCACCGCGGCCTTTCATGCGACGCTCGAGCGTTCCGTCACGCTTGCCGTCACGCTGAAGCTCGGTCGCGCCTCGCAGCGGGTGCCGCGCCGGGTGCAGCCCGGAGCGGATCCCGCGAGCGTGCCCCGGCCCCGCGCCGCCCGGGCTTCACCGCCCACGCGGCGTCTGCCGAGCCCGCCGCCGCGAGGCGACGCTCTGGTCGTCAAGTCCCGAAGATGCGGTCTCCCGCGTCGCCGAGGCCGGGCACGATGTACCCGCGCCCGTCGAGCCGCTCGTCGAGCGCCGCCAGCACGAGCGGGACCTCGGGGTGCGCCTCGGTCAGCCGCTTCACACCCTCGGGCGCCGCGATGACGCCGAGGAAGGTGACGTCGCGGCACCCCCGGCCCGCCAGCAGCTCCACCGCCGCAACGGCTGATCCGCCGGTCGCCAGCATCGGGTCGCACAGCAGCACCGGGCCGTCGGCGACGTCCGGCGGGAGCTTGTCGTAGTACGTGCGCGGCTCGAGCGTCGCCTCGTCGCGTGCCATGCCCAGGTGGCCCATCCGCGCCCCCGGGATCAGCGACAGCACGCCCGGCGTCAGACCCGCCCCGGCGCGGAGGATGCAGACCACCGTCGGCGAGGCGGCGAGGCGCGTGCCGGTCGCCCCGGCGACCGGCGTCCGCACCGCCTTCTCCCGCACCCGGACCTCCCGCAACGCTTCGTAGGCCAGCAGCCGCCCGAGCTGCTCCACCACCTCGCGGAACCGCTCCACCGGCGTCCGCTCGTCGCGGAGCTCCGTCACCAGCACCCCGACGAGCGGGTGATCGAGCACGGTCACGCGGGCGGGTTCGGGATCTGGCATCAGCGGCTCCGTCGGCGATCGCACGGCCGGAGGCTACCGACGCCGCGGTCTCCGGGGGCGCCGCGGACGGTGCGGCGTGCGCAGCGGAAAGGTCCGCGGTCCGCGGCGGCGGCCCGGTGCGCTCGACGCCGGGCTTGCCGGATGCCCGCCCGGCGGCGGAGCCGCCGCCCGCACGGGGCGAACCGTCGGCGCCTCAGAGCGTCGCGGAGGTGAAGGGCAGCAGCGACATGTGCCGCGCCCGCTTGATCGCCTGCGCCAGCAGCCGCTGCTCGCGGGCGGTGAGACCGGTCTTGCGGCGGCCCTGGATCTTGCCGTTGGGCGTCAGGTACCGGCGGAGCTCCTCGGTGTTCTTGTAGTCGCAGAACAGCGTGCCGTTGGAGGAGCGGAAGACGACCTGGGAGGGCGGGTTGGTGGTGTAGGCGGCGAAAGCGGACATCAGCGGGTTTCCGTCGGGGGTTGATGTAGCCCCGGGCACGGTGCCCGGGGCGACGGGGGCGGGAGGATAACGCCCCGCCGCGGGAGGCGTCGACGGCCGGAAGCCACCACCCCGACGGCGGCGGCGCACCGATCGAGCCCGGATCCGGATCGGTCCGGAGACGTCTGCAAGCTCCAAGCCTTCTCGGGCGCGGCCTAGCGGAGGCCGCACGCCCGGCGGGCGTCGTCCATCACGCCGGCGAGGACCGCGTTCGCGGCGGCGGCTCCCTCGCGGAGCACGCCGTCGACGAGCGCGTCGTCCCGGAGGATCTCCGCCCGCCGGGCCCGGGCGGGGCCGAAGTGGTCCATGACCAGTTCGAAGAGAGCCTGCTTCGCCTCGCCGTAGCCCATGCCCGCCTCTCCGCTCGCCCGGTACCGGTCCGCGAGGGCGAGCGTCCGCAGGTCGTCGGCCCCGGCGATCTGCGAGAAGATCCGGAACACGGCCGAAGCCTCGGGGTCCTTCGCGACCGCGGGGTCCGCGGAGTCGGTTTTGATCTTCATGATCCGCTTCCGCAGCGGCTTCTCGTCCATGAAGGGGTCGATGGTGTTGCCGTAGCTCTTGCTCATCTTCTCCCCGTCGACGCCCGGCAGCGTCCCGCCGTCGGCGCGGACCAGCAGCTCGGGCACCTTGAAGACATCGCCGTAGGTCCGGTTGAACCGCCCCGCCAGGTCGCGGGCGTACTCGACGTTCTGCGTCTGGTCCGCGCCCACCGGCACGGCGTCGGGCCGAACGCCGAGGATGTCGGCGGCCTGGAGCACCGGGTACGTGAACAAGCCCAGCGAAGGCTTCGCCCCGCGGTCGACCTTCTCCTTGTAGGCGACCGCCCGGTCCATCGCCGCCTTTGGGCACACGCACGCGAGCAGCCAGGCCAGCTCGGTGACCGCCGGCACGTCCTGCTGCAGGTAGAGGTTGATCTTCGCCGGGTCGAGCCCGAACGCGAGGTAGTCGATCACGACCCGCCGGCAGTTGGCCCGCAGCACCGCCGGATCGGCGACGCTGGTGAGGGCGTGGTAGCTCGCGACGAAGACGAACAGCTTCCGCTCGCCCGCGGCCGCGGCCTCCTGGAGCCCGAGCAGCGGCTGGATCGCCCCGCAGTAGTTGCCCAGGTGCAGCTGCCCGCTGGGCTGGAGCCCGGTGAGGATGCGCCTCCGCCCGGGCGTTACGCTCGCGGCGTCCTTACTCAACGGCGGCCGTCTTCCGCTCGCTCCCCGAGGAGCGCCTCGGCCGACACCGAGCCGCCGGCCGCGGGCTCGCGGAACGCGATCCCGTTGCGGTCGAGCAGCGTGCCGGTGCTGCGGTACAGCTCGCTGATCGCGACCATGTACTGCGAACGCGACTGCGCCTCCTGCGTCTCGGCGGTCGCCAGCCGCTCCTGCGCCCGCAGCTTCTGATCGACGAAGACGGGCGTCAGCGCGTTGCCCGCGTCCTCCTGGGCCCGGATCGCGCGCAGGTTGTTCGCGGCGGCGCGGCGGGCGGCCCGCGAGGCGCCGATCCGCTGGTACTCGCTCGCGACCGCACGCAGCGCCGTCTTCACCTCCAGCACCGCGTCCTGCGCCAGGCGGCGGTAGTCCAGCGTGCTCTGCTGCCGCTCCAGCTGCCGCTGCGAGACCAGCCCCTCCGCCAGGCGGTTGCCCAGGGGGTAGGAGAAGTCGAGGCTCACCAGGTAGTCCACGAAGTCGCCCTCCGACAGGTCGTCGTAGGCGTCCTGGCCGTCCTCGACGCCCACGCCGCCGAGGCCGACCTGGGCGGAGAGGTCCAGCTGCGGGAGCAGCTGGTTGTCCGCGACGGTGAGGCGGACGCCCGCGTCCGCGATCGACAGAAGCGCCACCTGCAGCTCGGGCC from Phycisphaera mikurensis NBRC 102666 carries:
- the rpsR gene encoding 30S ribosomal protein S18, with the protein product MSAFAAYTTNPPSQVVFRSSNGTLFCDYKNTEELRRYLTPNGKIQGRRKTGLTAREQRLLAQAIKRARHMSLLPFTSATL
- a CDS encoding glutamate--tRNA ligase family protein encodes the protein MPDPAPRTRLAPSPTGALHLGNARTFLVNWALARKRGWRILLRVEDLDTPRTREGAAEQAIDDLRYLGLDWDEGPAYQSPLLGTEGPYAAALRRLRDAGHTYPCPATRRDLEAASAPHEGDPHELRYPNLWRPPAPPLPAGVPLAERLIVPPGGVAFVDAVAGPRAFDVGGTVGDFLLWTKAGLPSYQLAVVVDDARQGVTHVVRGNDLLPSTSRQVLLYQRLGLGPPPAWFHLPLVRGEDGRRLAKRHGDTRLASYREAGVPGERVVALLARWSGMPAELAGEAMTAAAFAHAFELRDLPADDVTFTREDHAWLTDAAT
- a CDS encoding DUF192 domain-containing protein — its product is MLLGLVGAGIGCDRGPAAAVAVAPDTVEATIGGRSFTLQTAVTEEQRYRGLSGVASLPPGGGMVFAFPDAAPRAFVMRDCLIPLDIVFLDPGGRVIRTAHMPLEPAGTPERSLPRYESGYPSQFVIELAGGTLETLRLVAGDAVGLPYEALRAAAE
- a CDS encoding PP2C family protein-serine/threonine phosphatase, whose amino-acid sequence is MHPPQLLILESDDAAPGAYGRIGLRHALRRAGLPPSACRVQRLGDFLSREATPASAAGFAAWLITGPATPAASVDEAVERLAALHAPVALTRQLRSGERAAAPGEAVIELDPRTPLEATAAVLAALAQQARPQAALAAERHLLKRQHDGLSKEMSRLNEELRMAMKIQRGFLPDDVPGFGPLSVGVMWRPAGYVGGDLYDVVRLDEHHVGVFVVDAVGHGIPAALMSIYIRQILKQRELTPGRGGGYRLIEPGETLRRLNEHLLDLGHGATALATAVVGVLDTRSGELRVARAGHPLPLLLRRGEPAEVIGPEGPMLGVFACEHFDQQTLRLRDGDRLLLYSDGFELAFPNPERPGDAPGRLRASERYVEEFGTFADAPADEAMQRFRDRLEAETGSLHPPDDLTLVCLAVDGAWGDEAALRAAA
- the upp gene encoding uracil phosphoribosyltransferase; protein product: MPDPEPARVTVLDHPLVGVLVTELRDERTPVERFREVVEQLGRLLAYEALREVRVREKAVRTPVAGATGTRLAASPTVVCILRAGAGLTPGVLSLIPGARMGHLGMARDEATLEPRTYYDKLPPDVADGPVLLCDPMLATGGSAVAAVELLAGRGCRDVTFLGVIAAPEGVKRLTEAHPEVPLVLAALDERLDGRGYIVPGLGDAGDRIFGT
- the trpS gene encoding tryptophan--tRNA ligase, yielding MSKDAASVTPGRRRILTGLQPSGQLHLGNYCGAIQPLLGLQEAAAAGERKLFVFVASYHALTSVADPAVLRANCRRVVIDYLAFGLDPAKINLYLQQDVPAVTELAWLLACVCPKAAMDRAVAYKEKVDRGAKPSLGLFTYPVLQAADILGVRPDAVPVGADQTQNVEYARDLAGRFNRTYGDVFKVPELLVRADGGTLPGVDGEKMSKSYGNTIDPFMDEKPLRKRIMKIKTDSADPAVAKDPEASAVFRIFSQIAGADDLRTLALADRYRASGEAGMGYGEAKQALFELVMDHFGPARARRAEILRDDALVDGVLREGAAAANAVLAGVMDDARRACGLR